Part of the Cetobacterium somerae ATCC BAA-474 genome, TTCAGGTGTCTTCGACTTTAGAGGAGGTGAAATCATGGCAAATTATCATTTGAATATATCTTATGGTAGAGTTGGAAAAGGTGGGCCACATATTGACTATATTTTAGGACAAAATAAATACGCTAATAAAGAAACTGAGATTAAATACACTAATCACAATTTGCCTAATTGGTGCAAATCTCCTAAAGAATTTTGGGTAGCTGCTGATGACAATGAAAGAATTAATGGCACAGTGTATAAAGAGATTAGAATATCTCTTCCTAATGAACTGTCTCATGAGAAAAATATTGAGCTTTTAAATGAATTTATAGATACTATTCTAGAGGGAAAATATCACTATTCTGTATCTATT contains:
- a CDS encoding MobA/MobL family protein, with amino-acid sequence MANYHLNISYGRVGKGGPHIDYILGQNKYANKETEIKYTNHNLPNWCKSPKEFWVAADDNERINGTVYKEIRISLPNELSHEKNIELLNEFIDTILEGKYHYSVSI